In Procambarus clarkii isolate CNS0578487 chromosome 38, FALCON_Pclarkii_2.0, whole genome shotgun sequence, the genomic window CCTTCAATTTGCCTCTTTCATCTGGCTTCCATCATCATCTTCACTCATCTTATCTTCACTCGACTGTGGTGCAGGCAGACTTACATGGATCCCTGGTCAGAGATCAGAACTATAATGTGGAGATGGACCCCCTAACTGTTTTGGTGTACTGGTCATCCTTGCAATCATGTATGTGGTATAaggttccagcttcatcttggctGGCAAACAATCCCTTTTTTTGTTGGCTAAATTGCAAGTTTATTGTTGTAATTTGGAAGCTGCTCATCTCTGTGTTTAAGGGGCATTTAATTATTTCAGGGATATCTGGAGGAGCCATCGGAGAGTCGCTGAAACCATCTCGGTAAGATAGCTCCCCACCTACTGAGTCGCATTAGCCATACCAGCCCTTTATGACCTGCTGGGGACTAGGACCAGAACTTGGCCATCCTCAGAGGTAAAGGAAGTAGGGGATTGTTATGATTACTCTCACTGAGAAAACATCCAGACAGTAAGCGAAACTTACTATCTGAATGTTGAGCAAAACCTTGAGCCATCTTGAGCAAAACCAGCTCAAGGATTTGCAATATCTTGCCTAGTAGGGACTAGTTTGGAATACCAGAGTGGCTATCTTTATCACTCTGCTTGCTTTGGCTCTGGGTATGACTCAATTTTGCCTACTTAGTGTATCCATGTCTGACTGAAGGCTCTAAACTGGTTTCTCTAGTTTGTCACTGGATTTCGGATTTCTCTTCAGCTTGTCTCTGGATATGGGATCACCACAAGTGGGTTTCTCTGAATGAGAGGGATAAGCTCCTCTTCAGAGATTTTATCTGGAGACTTTTCAGGCTTCAGTACTTTAGAAGTATCTGCCATGTTGCCTTGAAAGTTTTAGCaatgtgttcagtgtgtgtgctTAGACATTCTTTTTAACCTTCACCACAATGGGGCACAAGTATCTGATGAGACTGGTCACACATCAACATTTTGGAAATGGATGTTATGTTAATTAAGAGCAAATGTATTTATCTTTTCTGAGGAATGTTTGGTGTTTAGCAAGGGTGTTGCTTGGTGGTCTTTGTAATGGCAAGTAGCAAGGgctttgagttgtatatataaaggTACTTTCTGGTATGACCTGGTATGGGCAGTTTGAAAAGTCTCATACTGGTGCAGAATGGTGACTTGCCCTGATTGCATGATATTTTAAATTAAGATTCAATAGCATCTTTTCTTTGGTAGCAACTGCTTGTACTGTTCAGAAGAGTGCACTTAATATGTACTTAAAGATCTTTTtcacctacaattttttttccAGAACTAACAAGATAGGTTTAGCAAAGCAAGTTGATCTTACCTCAACACTAGCATTCTTAACTGGAGTTGGGATTCCAGAAGGAAACATTGGACAACCTCTTGCTGAAATATTTTCACATCTTGGTGTCGAGAAAAGAATGTCGTTGCACCATAATTCTGCAAAGCAGTTACTGGCAGTTGCCCGTGGGTCAGGACTTCGTGCTCATCACGGTAAGACGTAGCAATATAATAAACCCTAAATATTCTGGTCTGACAATCCTAAGTTTACAGAGTAACCACACATTCCAGAATCTTAACcatacacatataaatatactgtattagGAAACCTGGATTCTCTATTTATCCCACTTGGTAATACCTCAAACTACTCTAGGATCTTTTGCAAATTGAATAAATACAAATTTCTGGTTTGTCTGAATATCTGGCAGAATGCAACCCTCTAAAATAAAGGCCATCGGTAAACACATCCTCTCTCCATCAAATCTCGCCTGCGTCCATCCTAGCTTGCCACGTCCCCCGCCCCTTGACACCAGATCTCTCATCATTCCTGATCAATCTATATATTCCCATATAACAGTACTCTATTTGTAGGTTATATAAATGTGTCAATTTTTCCTTTACAAAAGATCTGCCTACAATGTACACATCCTTCAAAATAAACCTTTGACTTTCGGTACTACTGTACTACTGTACTAGTAGTTTCATGGTTGGAAAGATATCAGTAACACACGACCTCCCAGCAACCAAGAAACTTGTACCTCCAGGAAACAAATGTCTACTTTAATACTTTTATGCAGCTTTCTCTCTCTTAGGCAAATTGTTAATAACTTGTCACCACCAGACGATATCTTCAGAAGACAAGGTTCATAACATGGTGCAACCTCATGAAGCCTTAAGCCTTCTGAATTAAGTTAATTAACACTTACATATTGCATGGTGGAGAAAAAGTCCAGCCGTTACTTCCTCATGGAGCCTCCTGGGGTAACAAACAATGTAGGTACATCACATAAAAGTATCACACATACTTttagtacacacacaacacatcctAGTACACATGAATAATTTATCTAATTCTGGTGTCCGAGTCTCAACATAACATGATATTGCTTACTTACAAACTTAATAATCATTCATATTACTCACTAATTAGACATTGCTGGCAGTTATTTAATGATTACTAAATTTGATTTTAGATTATCATTATGCAATTTATGCCAAATATTACAAAAATAAGTACTCTGTTGTTTTCCATTTCACTCAGATAATGCAGAGCTGCTCTTTGAAGAAGCAACAAGGCTTCATAAGGATGTTTTGGAGAAGCTGTACAGGAATCCTCCAGACCCAAGTTATAAGGATGCTGAAGCAGAGCGAGCGTGCAGGTTTTACCTGGAGTGTCAACAAGTGGTGTCTGAAGCTCTTGCATCAAAACTTCAGAGCTATGACCTTCCTACCATCTTCGTTTCCACCAGTGCTGTTGTTTTGGTTGGTTCTAGTTGTAAAATGAAAAATTGGTTGATCTTTGAGTTGACAGATGAGACTTAGTAACTCCTTCACATAGCTCCAATGGCTGCAAGGTGTCAAGCCTTTTTTCTCGCCAATTCTCTCATTACATCGGCCAGTTTCATTTCATGATTCATTTTGCTTGGGGAAATATTTATAGCAAGCTAAAATTTCTGTGTCTTGGGGAAGAGGCTATGTACACTATATGGATGACATAAAACAAATAGCTTAAACAATTTGAAATTGATTTCATATTTCCATTTCTTTTCTAGACTCTGACAGTAAGTCTGTGGAGACTTGGCATAGATCCTTCAGTGTCGAGGGAGTTCAATATGCTTGCCATCTGCTGGGGGGCTGGTGGCACATTTGTGGCCTGGCTTCTCTGTTGTGCAGCTGCTTCAAGTTCTCACATCTGCTACTTGCTGCGTCCAACTCCTTGGCTCCTGGCTGTGTCATTTATATACATCTTAGTAATGATACCTCAACTCTGTACTactggatggagggagaaatatAAAGTAAGGTGCCATAGATTTACCGTATCTTAACAGCATAATTTGTAAAATATAATTTTACAATAAATAATTTCTGGGAAGAGTCTCTTGGTAGCCTCCTGAAAGCTATCTTGCTGAGATGGCTTTCCACTTCTGGATCAAATCATTCGCaggagttctgtttggcctaaCAGCGACCAGAGCCACAACTTGGCTTCCCCCACTCACAGAGGTCCAGAGAGCAGGGGGACTATTATTGACACCCTcactgggaaagcagccagaataTCAGCAAAGCTTTATGGATAACTGCAAGGTTCATAGAAAATGAAGCATCGAAACTGCCAGATTACTGCAAACAATTCAGAAGAAACCCTGACCAAGCCAGCCATGGTCATTGATCTGCTTTGTCGGGCTTTCAGTTCGGTTTGGGTAGTTGCAGCTGTGTGGCTTGCACTGCACAGGGTTCGGACTCCTTGGGACTCCATGTTCTGGCTTCGTTCtgactgtttccctgtggttgactCAACTAGGAAATTTGTCATGTTTGGGCACCTGGACGTGAATCCTTTtgcatcgacatggctttggtcaTCTCCATTGTATGCAGTGCCATTCTACGACTGCGAGACCCTTGCAGTGGATGCTTTTCGGATGCAGTAATGGATTGCTGTATTCAGTGGCGGTTCTCTACCGTTGCCTTTATGCCACCAATTCTGCCTTGGTTGATGCCTTGTGGGTCGATCCTGTTACATTGGTCCCCTATTCGATGGCTTGCCTTTCTCAGGTTGTCTGCAGTTTCTTAAGTTTaaccagcctgcagtctacccttGTGCCCTTGATGTTCGGATGTATGGCATTCTCTCGCCAGTGTTTATGGACATGTCCTGGGTAGATATTTGGACGTGGAAGTTTTGGAGGTCGAAGAGGGTCTTGGCAGCTTGGTATTTGGTAAATGTCCCTGGTTCCAGTTGGTCATATGTGGTGTTGGGCTTGGTTTCCTGGCCAGGGGTCAATTCAGATTAGTACCTGCCATCTCCCCTCCTCCCTggtatgtctgttttttttttttttttgtcactgTGGGTACAGTAGTCAGCTTCAGGGAGCTATCAAAACGCtcctcagaaaaccagcattgaatgaaatgaaacgcCTCTCAGTTAGTCCTGGTGGATCCCTCTATCCCTACCAGGTTTATTGGTTTGTCAATTTGTTGTCCATCACTTCTGGTTTCAGGTTTTTGAACTGCGTGGTGGTGGCTATCAGTATTAACAGTTCAAGCTAGGTTAGTTTGAACAAATTACTTCTAATGAATCATTTGCACAATTGTTTGGCAGTTTAAATTTTTCATTTTCTATGAACCTTGCAGTTGTTTGCAAAGCTTCACCAACTTTCCGGATGCTTACTCAGTGagggtggtgagtcttcctgcTTTATGTACCTCTAAAAAAAATGGGCCCTGGTTCTGGTGTCTGGTAGGTCAAACaagactcctgtgactgatgtgacCCAATAATAGGATGCCATCTCAACGAGATAGCTttaggttaccttgcgatgatttcagagCTCAacattcccgcggcccggtcctcgacctggccaggGAGACCATGGTCTCCTTCAGAGACCAGATAGTCATGGGTCCTTACCAGAAAGAAACATTCCATTACATTACATTctgatttttgttcttttaatttctAATACAGTGACACCTCTGTTTACGAATGCCCCCTCTTTACgaatttttcgggttacgagcccaatttcttcgtaaaatttgATTCGGGTTACAAACTTTACCTTAGAGTTACgtagtttgttgatatgcgtatAGGCGATTGAGCGTGTGGTTCCTTGTGACATGGTCGCCCTTGCTTCAGTTTGCCAGTGGCTCCCACTTGGCAAACTGAAATTTGTCACTTGAGATCGCCAGGTGATGAtcgtgcttgaattctttgtatagaatttcattgtttttcagtttttttggcttctaaacataaaagtaattattatataccatGCCATGggacccaagaaagtcagtggtaaggttcaacttaagaaaacacatgtgaggataaCCATAGAGAAAAAAACGagagatcattcataaacatgaaaatggtacacaggttgttgaactagctgggcaatacaacaaatcttcagggaaggaggaggcagtggagaatgtcccttcctcattaagaaaatatgtgcagtatgggaagaactgcaaagttttgctgaaaagaataaCCCAGATAAAACTTTAGCAGGCTTAgaagcattgaccttttaaatgacaatgtgatgtctcactacagacaagtgttaaaatgtagggaaaacaaatgtctttagacagattcttagtaagacaagcaagcagtgagccacaaccaggtcttaGTTGTATGCAGGCAAAAACGTAGGCGAGAGAGTACCCCAAAGAAGTCATCAGTgcttgatgttataatggaaggggacttcccttccaaacggtaacacctctcctccccccctcccttcctcaccgtcttccattcaCCAATAAGATTCATCAATAAAGGTAATAATAATTTGTACATACATGTACTATAATttgtactatgctataatttgtacatactatagtactAAATATTTGTGTGAATTagaaatgaaatgtattttgaagtcgAGATTCTTGGGAGGTGTGGAAtgtattaattcaatttacattatttcttatgggaaaatttgtttcaggTTACGAATTTTCTGGTTAAAAACCGTCTccgggaatggattaaatttgtaAACAGAGGTGCTACTGTAATTTATTTGATTAAAAGCATCTTCTTTCTTCCCTTCTGTTTTCCCTATTTTGTAAATTTGTTCAGAACTGGTTCTTGTTATCTCCAATTAACCCATGCATTGTGCACCTGTTTCATGTACAGTAATTTCCCaagtgtagctacaggatgagggcttatggtgtcccatcttcccagtactctttgtcatatgacactttgaaactaccgacTGTTttgacttgttccaaccatcaacCATTctgcaaaagtgaactttctaataGTTTTTCTgcagctttgtttccttagtttgaatGTATGtcatcttgttcttgaagttgtcaTTTTAAACAAGTAATCTtaactgttactattttgtacatcgcTTGTacaaaatacaataataataatagtaatgatAAGTTGAATAATTCACTTAACCTGAAGAAGCCTGTAATACCAAAGAAGAGAAGCCACCCAGGGGCACAAGCAGGCTCACCTGGAGAAATGCCACAAGGAACTACAAAATACACAAATCTTGAAATTGATGTTCATCTAGTTCGAGATTCATCATTCAACCTTAGATTACTGGAATAATTATGATGTTTTAAGTAGGATATCTTTAAAGGTGTGTTATTATTTCTGAGAAACCAGTCTTCAACTACAGTACTTTCAAAAACACTTCTGCAGCGTTATTTACTATTGTATTTGTCCAGTTTAAAATTAACTGGAAATACATGCATGCATAATAGATGTTAGTACACTTAGATGCCTTACATATTTATTCGCAGATTATTTTGGCCAGATTGTTATTCTGTCAGGATTTGGTGGTCTAGGTAATGTTAAAAATATACAAATTTGTCTACATGACAAACGTTTCGAAATCGGTCTGTTGTGTAGGACTTCAGTTTTTGTACGGCTCATTAATGTATATATCTTAATACTTTACATCATGGATCAAGTGTGTTATTAGATAATGTATTTCTTCCACTGCATGCTCTGTGGAAATACTAACTTATAATAAACTTCATTATTTTCAGAAAGAGAAAAACACAGACTTATTGTACAGCTTCCTGCTGCTTGGGACTGGTTTGCATACCTTAAGTCTCCTGGGGACAAGTCTTGTGGAAGAGGAGCATCAAACTGCTTACTTTTTGATAAACAGTCTTCACATGGGACTCATTCTGAAGATTGTTGTCCAGAGTCTTAGAGGAACATTTGGTTCAAGTATAAAAACCAATGCAAGTATTGCAACTGATCTTCTCGGTGTTGGAAGAAAGGCGGATCGTGGCTTCTCCGACTTACCAACAAGAATCACAAGAGATGATGGAAATATTACCCTGTTACAAAGACTCTGTAAACGCCCAAACAAATTGTTGCTTCTGCTAATTgtgagtttgatattaagtagacTAATGAGGTCTTGGAATTCTACAGGAGACAAATGGAAGCATCTCGAGGACTTGGGAGATGTTATTCGAGCGGTTGGAGGCTCTGTGCTTGTATGTGTTGTTTTGTCTGGACTCgtaatttcattatttttatttacATGCACTTGTTTGCCATTAGTGCTTGTGACTTGTGGTTTAATATTTGGGCGGCATTTTCCTTATTGGGGAAAGGACGTCAGCAGCGGAACATTTGAGGCTCAAATGGCACATTTAGCAATCGTTATAGTATTTGTGTATGGGCTTTTTAAAGCTAAACTGATTGACTTTAAAGGCCAAACAGTTAAAACTAAAAAGGCACTGGATGTCTATGAACCTGAAGAGGAAAAAATGTGTGTTTTAATGAGATACATCTACACCTCCTTGAGTCTCCTCTGCCTTCTCCTTCAGCGAGTGGACAACATTGGACTCATGTCACTAGTGCTGGTTCAGAACTGGCTGCTCTGCTCTGTCATCTACAGACTCACTCTTGCAAAGTGCATCTCatgggaggtggcagctctatcAATAGACTGGCTCGCTTTTGCTCATTTCTTTTATCAGGTAAGTTGTATAATTATACCATTGTATAGTTGACCCCATTAATTGACATTAAATTTTTGTTatcattaaacaaaaaaaatccaGGTGTTATATATGTAATCTCTGTCGTATTAAAATTTGCAGAACAAAATTATCGTGTTAAGTAAATTTGGCATTAAATTATTTTCAGGGGAATAGCAACAGTTTAACCACTGTTGACATCAGTGCAGGCTTCGTTGGAGTCACCTCATACCATCCATTTGTCCATGGGATTCTCATAGCAACTCAAACTTTCGGGGGAAGTCTCCTCACATATCTGGCCTATTTAACGTACATCATCTCGAAGGATGAACGTAAGGAGAGGTAAGTAGGAACTTTGTAGTGTTAGTGTTATAGTTTTGGTCACAGCATTACAATAAATCACTTGAATTTTCAGCTTTCCCTGATATTTTGAAGAAAAAAAATAGCTAGAGTAATCCCATTCCATAAATATTCTAATCACATTTGTATCAACAATTTTGGACCAATATCAATCCTGTCTGCCATGTCCAAAGTATTTGAAAAGCTAATGTACAACTAACTTTAATCCTACCTAGTTTAACATAATACACTCATCTCTTGTTAATATGGCTTCAGACTCCAAAAAAGCACCAATGATGCTTTAATTAGGTTGCTTGACTTAAACATGcaactcttgacaaaaatgagtaccCTATTGGTCTATATGTAGACCTGcataaagcctttgacacagtttacCACAATAACCTTGTTATTAAACTGCGCCACTATGATATCAGAGGACACTCGCTTTCAATCTTGCCTCAGTGACGGGCACCAGTGTGTTTGTGATAGATAGTACCTTTACACTGCTGATTAACATTGTTGTTTCACAGGGTATAATGCTTGGTCCACTCCTCTGTCATTTACATTAATAACTTGCCTGAAGTCAATTCTGTTTTTTGATGACACaacttatattttctcaaatgctAGTTCATTTGTTCAAAGTGACAGTGAATGCTGAGCTGGAAAAAAGTCCATTTATGGCtgaccaccaacaaacactctcttaacattaaaaaatgtattatatattatttggaAATGAGTCCATTGTGCTGATCAGGATTCAATTACACACTCGAATACTGCAACCCAGTTTTAATAAACTCATTTTGCTACATACTGTCTGAAATAATAAAAAGCAAATGTTGTAACAATATTTTGAAAGGGATTTACAATTATCTTGATAGTGATTCTTACAAATAAGATCAAAATATTACTGTATAATCTTAAATATGATATTTAGAAATATCAATGTTCCCTCTTATATATTGTAGGAATCGTTTGGTGATTAGTGCACGGTTGGTTTGACTGTGGGTCATTTATTTGTTGTATCCTGTGGTGGCTCTATGCTGCTATCTGCATGCCACCACTTGTCTTGGTGGATACCTTATTGTTTGGTGCCGTTTCCTTGGTTCCCTGTTTCGAGGCTTGCTtttcccaggttgtccgcagtgtCAAGTCGAGCTagcctgcagtctaccctcgGGCTGATGATGATCGTAAATATGCAGATTTTGCCACCGTTTTCTCTAATATATTATGCTGATATTCAGGCTCTCAGGTTTTAGTATTCTAACTGGGGACTGGCAACCCAGTATTTGGTTAATGTTCCTGGGCCCATTTTGTCATGTGTGGCTGTGGGTCATGTTGCTCGCACTGGTTTCTTCGTCGTCATAAGTGCCTGCTGCCTCTCATTCTTCCTGGTAAGTGCCTTTCTTTGTGATTAGTGTAGTATCAGGAAGCCACAGAGGGTTCTCTCCAGAAATGCATCAGTAAAAAAGTCCCAGaaccccccatcaagcaggtatagatTGTAATGAAATTCCAATTTCTGGAGGAGCCCAAGTGGCTCCCTGCCCTTCTGCCAGGGCCCCTTGCCCTCCCCTTCCATGTTTGTCTGTTCATCACAAGTTTCATCATCAGGTTCAGAACTGTTGTGAGGAGCTGGAAGTCTTAAGCTGGGACCAGGCAGTCTGGTGGTAGTAATTGGTACTAATGATCTTCGATCTCATTTGTCTGAATCCCTTGATTTTTGTAATTCATTTGCATTATTCTTTTGATAGTTATTTTAAGGATTCAGTTTTGACAAACCCTCCAGTTATGTTagttttgctgactttctggagtctttctctggtgaggtggcacATTGTTacctgctctctttgcctctgtgAAGGGGAAcagattctggtgctggttcctgTTTGGCCTACACAACTATCCATGACTGATGTGACCATTTAGTAAGGCAAAATCTCAggaatatacacacagaaatcataatagcatgatatatcaaatgagcaaatccacaagggccatgatgagggttcaaacctacacacgggatgttcccagctgcgCATTAGTCAACTGTGCCATGACATGGTTGTGGCACATGATGATGTATGTCTGAGATACTGATTGTGGCACATGTCAtggcacagttgactaaggcgcagctGGGAACATCCCATGCGtaggctcgaaccctcatcacggcgcctgacagctgggtggacagcacttcggattcgtagtcttgaggttccgggttcgatccccggtggaggcggagacaaatgggcaaaatgtttctttcaccctgatgccccagttacctagcagtaaataggtacctgggagttagactacgggctgcttcccgggggatgtgtaacaaaaaggaggcctggttgaggaccgggccgcggggacgctaaagccccgaaatcatctcaagataacctcaagataacggcccttgtggatttgttttcaGGAACATAGTTTCATAAAGTCACTGGAGGGTTCCTCCAGAAAGTGGCATTCCATTACATTCAGTGTTGGGGTTTCGTAATAATTGTAACACTCCAGAGGGCTATTAATTGTGTACTTTTTCAGGTGGCAACAGTCGTTGAATATCTGGTGGTGTGCGCGGCTGGCTACCATCAGCCTCTATTTGGTGAATGTGGCCTGGCAGCGGCACCACCTCTTCATCTGGTCAGTGTTCACCCCAAAACTCTTGTATGAAGGGGCACATATTTTAGTGTTGTGCTTTCTTACCCTTTTTATGTGGAGTATAGAAAAGGTTTGTACTGTTCTAGAGGTGACTTATAGATTTGAATAAGGTGATTAGTTGTCATTTTGAGAGCATATAATTATTTGTACACATGGTTGCAAGAAAGTAGCAACAGAAtgttatataatatgtatatatacaatatatatagtatatatgtatatatata contains:
- the LOC123771937 gene encoding GPI ethanolamine phosphate transferase 2 isoform X2, which gives rise to MMRLSSLSHLLIEQVAVVAAIVAYLTGIVTVRPHPLPPEDLLQATKAATRHDDESPVSVNKTVIVIIDALRADHLVSTPQPLMPHLHGLLAKEEAHGYILHTATPTVTLPRIKSLVTGSIPGFMDIIENFGAGELTDDNLIRRWVDAGKRIYFYGDDTWLKLFPSQFSKHDAVTSFFVTDYTEVDRNVTRHISKTMASDDWDVLILHYLGLDHIGHLEGPMSPLIGPKLLEMDSVIKNIHLGLEKKGKRYLVVVCGDHGMSDAGGHGGSSHSEVTTSSVLFSNTFGKKITNKIGLAKQVDLTSTLAFLTGVGIPEGNIGQPLAEIFSHLGVEKRMSLHHNSAKQLLAVARGSGLRAHHDNAELLFEEATRLHKDVLEKLYRNPPDPSYKDAEAERACRFYLECQQVVSEALASKLQSYDLPTIFVSTSAVVLTLTVSLWRLGIDPSVSREFNMLAICWGAGGTFVAWLLCCAAASSSHICYLLRPTPWLLAVSFIYILVMIPQLCTTGWREKYKKEKNTDLLYSFLLLGTGLHTLSLLGTSLVEEEHQTAYFLINSLHMGLILKIVVQSLRGTFGSSIKTNASIATDLLGVGRKADRGFSDLPTRITRDDGNITLLQRLCKRPNKLLLLLIVSLILSRLMRSWNSTGDKWKHLEDLGDVIRAVGGSVLVCVVLSGLVISLFLFTCTCLPLVLVTCGLIFGRHFPYWGKDVSSGTFEAQMAHLAIVIVFVYGLFKAKLIDFKGQTVKTKKALDVYEPEEEKMCVLMRYIYTSLSLLCLLLQRVDNIGLMSLVLVQNWLLCSVIYRLTLAKCISWEVAALSIDWLAFAHFFYQGNSNSLTTVDISAGFVGVTSYHPFVHGILIATQTFGGSLLTYLAYLTYIISKDERKERWQQSLNIWWCARLATISLYLVNVAWQRHHLFI
- the LOC123771937 gene encoding GPI ethanolamine phosphate transferase 2 isoform X1: MMRLSSLSHLLIEQVAVVAAIVAYLTGIVTVRPHPLPPEDLLQATKAATRHDDESPVSVNKTVIVIIDALRADHLVSTPQPLMPHLHGLLAKEEAHGYILHTATPTVTLPRIKSLVTGSIPGFMDIIENFGAGELTDDNLIRRWVDAGKRIYFYGDDTWLKLFPSQFSKHDAVTSFFVTDYTEVDRNVTRHISKTMASDDWDVLILHYLGLDHIGHLEGPMSPLIGPKLLEMDSVIKNIHLGLEKKGKRYLVVVCGDHGMSDAGGHGGSSHSEVTTSSVLFSNTFGKKITNKIGLAKQVDLTSTLAFLTGVGIPEGNIGQPLAEIFSHLGVEKRMSLHHNSAKQLLAVARGSGLRAHHDNAELLFEEATRLHKDVLEKLYRNPPDPSYKDAEAERACRFYLECQQVVSEALASKLQSYDLPTIFVSTSAVVLTLTVSLWRLGIDPSVSREFNMLAICWGAGGTFVAWLLCCAAASSSHICYLLRPTPWLLAVSFIYILVMIPQLCTTGWREKYKKEKNTDLLYSFLLLGTGLHTLSLLGTSLVEEEHQTAYFLINSLHMGLILKIVVQSLRGTFGSSIKTNASIATDLLGVGRKADRGFSDLPTRITRDDGNITLLQRLCKRPNKLLLLLIVSLILSRLMRSWNSTGDKWKHLEDLGDVIRAVGGSVLVCVVLSGLVISLFLFTCTCLPLVLVTCGLIFGRHFPYWGKDVSSGTFEAQMAHLAIVIVFVYGLFKAKLIDFKGQTVKTKKALDVYEPEEEKMCVLMRYIYTSLSLLCLLLQRVDNIGLMSLVLVQNWLLCSVIYRLTLAKCISWEVAALSIDWLAFAHFFYQGNSNSLTTVDISAGFVGVTSYHPFVHGILIATQTFGGSLLTYLAYLTYIISKDERKERWQQSLNIWWCARLATISLYLVNVAWQRHHLFIWSVFTPKLLYEGAHILVLCFLTLFMWSIEKVCTVLEVTYRFE